A single window of Hyla sarda isolate aHylSar1 chromosome 2, aHylSar1.hap1, whole genome shotgun sequence DNA harbors:
- the RAI2 gene encoding retinoic acid-induced protein 2: MEELYKETPDLQMELNSSPSTIPNKMENGVTQLITAEAWNINPSGLMKKALSPLVTVPATPVLSPSSDSQSGVALKVAATVLQPICLGESPVVLPIHWQVAGSTPPQMNSNSSSTPYVITTQGPVPLPVLVEQHVFQHLNSPLVLPQAPPCAGPTIQNHLFPGTTTATVGQPQILDQKASIPVQETVLPPVFQTPGFSSVLQDLFPPPSLGTPSPCHSSPDYASANINSLPPQAFSSPLSPLVPPATLLVPYPVIVPLPVPLPIPIPIPIPVPETEKDCKGNVDLSKSTVEILKTCKGTQTTLEKEEVKPFEFTAKTEFPQFHRHSVIKINNENEALDLSMKTEPMVNNNDTSTEVLQEDGVLDLSVPVYKRCASTSTQVGTSVSSMSQCDPVSPSTGKSFPATTFNPPLVHTEVTQKPDNRVICSNTAEVLRQQKWVSESSNRASYEPKMSNIELVSSSQTAKVIVSVKDAVPAIFCGKIKGLSGVSTKNFSFKRDLPQDSVMQNYDVKSQAEMRENADALRKPVKNRGMKLKKVNSQEIHILPIKKQRLAAFFPRK; the protein is encoded by the coding sequence ATGGAAGAACTCTATAAAGAAACGCCAGACCTGCAAATGGAGTTGAATAGCAGTCCCTCCACTATTCCAAACAAGATGGAGAATGGGGTCACACAACTGATTACGGCAGAAGCCTGGAATATCAATCCCTCGGGTCTGATGAAAAAAGCACTCTCCCCTCTCGTGACTGTGCCAGCTACCCCTGTCCTCAGCCCCTCATCTGACTCCCAAAGTGGAGTAGCACTCAAGGTAGCTGCAACTGTCCTTCAGCCTATTTGcttaggagagagccctgttgttCTGCCAATTCACTGGCAGGTTGCAGGTAGCACACCACCTCAAATGAACTCAAACAGCAGTAGCACACCCTATGTTATAACAacacaaggtcctgtaccactgcCTGTGCTTGTGGAGCAGCATGTTTTTCAGCACTTAAACTCACCATTGGTATTGCCTCAAGCGCCTCCATGTGCTGGTCCTACTATCCAAAACCACCTGTTCCCAGGAACTACTACTGCTACTGTTGGTCAGCCACAAATATTAGATCAAAAGGCTTCCATTCCTGTACAGGAAACTGTACTTCCACCAGTTTTCCAAACACCAGGATTTTCGTCTGTTCTACAAGATTTGTTTCCACCACCAAGTTTAGGTACACCCTCTCCTTGTCATTCATCTCCAGATTATGCATCTGCTAATATAAACTCATTGCCCCCTCAAGCCTTTAGCTCCCCTTTATCTCCGTTAGTTCCACCTGCCACGCTCCTAGTACCATATCCTGTCATTGTTCCCCTACCAGTACCACTGCCTATACCAATCCCAATCCCAATACCAGTGCCAGAGACTGAAAAGGACTGTAAGGGAAATGTGGACCTTTCTAAATCAACAGTAGAAATCCTTAAGACTTGCAAAGGTACCCAAACCACTCTAGAAAAAGAAGAAGTTAAACCTTTTGAATTTACAGCAAAAACAGAATTTCCTCAGTTCCATCGACACTctgtcattaaaataaataaCGAAAATGAAGCACTTGATCTTTCAATGAAAACCGAGCCAATGGTTAATAACAATGATACAAGTACTGAGGTCCTCCAGGAAGATGGCGTTTTAGATCTATCCGTTCCTGTGTACAAGAGATGTGCGAGCACCAGTACACAAGTTGGCACATCTGTGTCTAGTATGTCTCAGTGTGACCCTGTAAGTCCTTCCACAGGTAAGAGCTTCCCTGCTACAACATTTAACCCACCCCTAGTCCATACTGAGGTGACACAAAAGCCGGACAATCGAGTCATCTGCTCCAACACTGCTGAAGTTTTACGCCAACAAAAATGGGTTTCGGAGTCAAGCAACAGAGCTAGTTATGAGCCGAAAATGTCCAACATTGAGCTGGTGAGTAGTTCCCAAACAGCAAAAGTCATTGTTTCTGTGAAAGATGCAGTTCCTGCAATATTTTGTGGCAAAATAAAAGGACTTTCTGGTGTGTCGACAAAAAACTTTTCCTTTAAGAGGGATTTGCCACAGGACTCTGTGATGCAGAATTACGATGTGAAGAGTCAGGCAGAGATGAGGGAGAATGCTGATGCTTTACGAAAGCCAGTGAAAAACAGAGGTATGAAGCTAAAAAAGGTGAATTCCCAAGAGATTCATATCCTTCCGATCAAAAAGCAGAGACTGGCAGCTTTTTTCCCTAGAAAATAG